The following coding sequences are from one Danio rerio strain Tuebingen ecotype United States chromosome 21, GRCz12tu, whole genome shotgun sequence window:
- the bxdc2 gene encoding ribosome biogenesis protein BRX1 homolog — translation MICVPHAGVTSSAWFPLPVTCLSKMAARGVKRAAERQTQTKAKRAKLNRKQRLRAENDNNNSDNHEEEEKRSAEEEKRNIISVPPPVSAGKWTNKERVLVFSSRGISFRTRHLMQDLKTLMPHSRADTKMDRKDKLFVVNEVCEIKNCNKCIFFEAKKKQDLYMWISNVPHGPSVKFLVQNVHTLAELKMTGNCLKGSRPLLSFDPAFDSEPQYALLKELFTQVFSTPLHHPKSQPFVDHVISFSIADHRIWFRNYQIVEEDASLVEIGPRFVLNPIRIFQGSFGGPTLYENPHFQSPNAHRRMLRLAAAARQKERQMVKQVRMEKRMEECVLLQPDLTEAVFNTPAEPKAPRPEAPGPQKKKKKRLTELKKKTLMKKKGLSV, via the exons ATGATCTGTGTGCCTCACGCCGGTGTGACGAGCTCGGCTTGGTTTCCGCTTCCGGTGACGTGTTTGAGCAAGATGGCGGCGCGCGGAGTGAAACGTGCAGCGGAGAGACAGACGCAGACCAAAGCAAAGCGCGCCAAATTAAACAGGAAACAAAGACTAAGAGCCGAGAACGACAATAATAACAGCGATAACcatgaggaggaggagaagaggagCGCGGAGGAGGAGAAGAGGAACATCATCAGCGTCCCGCCGCCCGTCAGCGCt GGTAAATGGACCAATAAGGAGCGAGTGCTGGTGTTTTCCTCTCGAGGGATCAGCTTCAGGACGAGACACCTGATGCAGGACCTGAAGACCCTGATGCCACACAGCAGAGCCG ACACAAAGATGGACAGAAAAGACAAGCTCTTCGTGGTGAACGAG gtctgTGAAATCAAGAACTGCAACAAGTGCATCTTCTTTGAGGCCAAGAAAAAGCAGGACCTTTACATGTG GATCTCTAATGTTCCTCACGGACCGTCGGTGAAGTTTCTCGTTCAAAACG TTCACACTCTGGCGGAGCTGAAGATGACCGGGAACTGCCTGAAGGGCTCCAGACCACTGCTGTCCTTCGACCcg gcgtTTGACTCGGAGCCGCAGTACGCACTGCTGAAGGAGCTCTTCACTCAg GTCTTCTCCACCCCGCTGCACCACCCTAAGAGTCAGCCGTTCGTGGATCATGTCATCAGCTTCAGCATTGCAGACCACAGGATCTGGTTCCGGAACTATCAG ATCGTGGAGGAGGACGCCTCGCTGGTGGAGATCGGCCCGCGCTTCGTCCTCAACCCCATACGCATCTTCCAGGGCAGCTTCGGCGGACCCACGCTCTACGAGAACCCACACTTCCAGTCACCCAACGCG CACCGGCGCATGCTCCGACTGGCTGCAGCCGCGCGGCAGAAGGAGCGTCAGATGGTGAAGCAGGTGCGGATGGAGAAGCGGATGGAGGAGTGTGTGCTGCTGCAGCCTGACCTGACGGAGGCCGTGTTCAACACCCCGGCGGAGCCCAAAGCCCCACGGCCGGA
- the dtwd2 gene encoding tRNA-uridine aminocarboxypropyltransferase 2: protein MSSEFDEETAVISGQEEESRGEEEEEEEEKKEEEEEDDEGFSVLSELPVEKSERRPTCRRCCRPLKVCLCPFLPSRPLDVSTCLYIVQHPAEESRVLRTVPLLAACLPVAKCRVLVGRRFSEDRYPELAAVCRDSHTLVLYPGADAHNLEELQPHTGDTHTNTHTLILIDGTWSQARDMFLKNTLLQLPRQVQLCSAPSSQYVIRTQPNNMCVSTLECAAVALSVLENDHNIQEVLLRPLRALCSFQLQHGAQVHHSKEQLIRSGEYKKSLPRNKRKIRRMQKLISNHTI, encoded by the exons ATGAGCTCAGAGTTTGATGAGGAGACGGCGGTGATCAGCGGACAGGAGGAGGAGAGCagaggagaggaggaggaggaggaagaggagaaaaaagaggaggaggaggaggatgatgaagGGTTTTCTGTGCTGTCAGAGCTGCCGGTGGAGAAGAGCGAGAGACGACCGACCTGCCGGAGATgctg TCGTCCACTGAAGGTGTGCCTGTGTCCGTTTCTCCCTTCGCGTCCCCTTGACGTCTCCACATGTCTCTACATCGTCCAGCACCCTGCtgag GAGAGTCGGGTCCTCCGTACGGTTCCTCTGCTGGCCGCGTGTCTGCCGGTAGCCAAGTGTCGAGTGCTGGTGGGACGCCGGTTCTCTGAGGACAG ATACCCGGAGCTGGCGGCGGTGTGTAGAGACTCACACACTCTGGTTCTGTATCCTGGAGCAGACGCACACAACCTGGAGGAGCTGCAGCCACACACAggcgacacacacacaaacacacacacactcatcctgaTCGATGGCACCTGGAGCCAGGCCCGGGACATGTTCCTGAAGAACACACTGCTGCAGCTGCCCcgacag GTCCAGCTCTGCAGCGCCCCCTCCAGTCAGTACGTGATCCGCACGCAGCCCAACAACATGTGTGTGTCCACGCTGGAGTGTGCGGCGGTGGCGCTGTCTGTGCTGGAGAATGACCACAACATTCAGGAG gtGCTGCTGCGGCCCCTGCGCGCGCTCTGTTCGTTCCAGCTCCAGCACGGAGCGCAGGTCCACCACAGTAAAGAGCAGCTGATCAGGAGCGGAGAGTACAAGAAGAGCCTGCCCAGAAACAAGCGCAAGATACGCCGCATGCAGAAGCTCATCAGCAACCACaccatctga
- the stard4 gene encoding stAR-related lipid transfer protein 4 isoform X1: MAGSSGMSPQALKDTLISYHQLEDADWRLSKRSKDVSVWQRASQEFSGSLYKAQGRVRGDPQQIVDFLRPGARRLDWDSMMTSMEILETPEQGCCVVKYTTSGQLWNIISPREFVDFSYTSECERGLLSCGVSVDREQHSSGCVRGFNHACGWFCVPTDDPSLSLLTGYIQTDLRGHLPRAAVDTAMASGLITFFSDLQRALDA, encoded by the exons ATGGCAGGCTCCTCCGGCATGAGTCCACAGGCGCTGAAGGACACGCTGATCTCCTACCACCAGCTAGAGGATGCGGACTGGAGACTCTCGAAGAGATCG AAGGACGTGTCGGTGTGGCAGAGAGCCTCACAGGAGTTCAGCGGCAGTCT GTATAAAGCTCAGGGCAGGGTGCGTGGAGACCCGCAGCAGATCGTGGACTTCCTCCGACCGGGAGCCCGTCGGCTAGACTGGGACAGCATGATGACCTCCATGGAGATCCTGGAGACCCCGGAGCAG ggctGCTGTGTTGTGAAATACACCACCTCAGGGCAGCTGTGGAACATCATTTCTCCTCGTGAGTTTGTGGATTTCTCCTACACCAGCGAGTGCGAGCGCGGCCTGCTGTCCTGCG GTGTGAGTGTGGACCGTGAGCAGCACAGTTCAGGGTGTGTGCGTGGCTTTAATCATGCGTGTGGGTGGTTCTGTGTTCCCACTGATGATCCGTCCCTCAGTCTGCTGACCGGGTACATCCAGACGGATCTGCGTGGTCACCTGCCCCGCGCCGCCGTGGACACGGCCATGGCCAGCGGACTCATCACCTTCTTCAGTGACCTGCAGCGCGCTCTGGACGcttaa
- the stard4 gene encoding stAR-related lipid transfer protein 4 isoform X2 produces the protein MRTGDSRRDRYKAQGRVRGDPQQIVDFLRPGARRLDWDSMMTSMEILETPEQGCCVVKYTTSGQLWNIISPREFVDFSYTSECERGLLSCGVSVDREQHSSGCVRGFNHACGWFCVPTDDPSLSLLTGYIQTDLRGHLPRAAVDTAMASGLITFFSDLQRALDA, from the exons ATGCGGACTGGAGACTCTCGAAGAGATCG GTATAAAGCTCAGGGCAGGGTGCGTGGAGACCCGCAGCAGATCGTGGACTTCCTCCGACCGGGAGCCCGTCGGCTAGACTGGGACAGCATGATGACCTCCATGGAGATCCTGGAGACCCCGGAGCAG ggctGCTGTGTTGTGAAATACACCACCTCAGGGCAGCTGTGGAACATCATTTCTCCTCGTGAGTTTGTGGATTTCTCCTACACCAGCGAGTGCGAGCGCGGCCTGCTGTCCTGCG GTGTGAGTGTGGACCGTGAGCAGCACAGTTCAGGGTGTGTGCGTGGCTTTAATCATGCGTGTGGGTGGTTCTGTGTTCCCACTGATGATCCGTCCCTCAGTCTGCTGACCGGGTACATCCAGACGGATCTGCGTGGTCACCTGCCCCGCGCCGCCGTGGACACGGCCATGGCCAGCGGACTCATCACCTTCTTCAGTGACCTGCAGCGCGCTCTGGACGcttaa